A portion of the Heptranchias perlo isolate sHepPer1 unplaced genomic scaffold, sHepPer1.hap1 HAP1_SCAFFOLD_64, whole genome shotgun sequence genome contains these proteins:
- the LOC137317946 gene encoding histone H2B 1/2-like encodes MPEDKKAAPKKGAKKTLSKAPAKGGKKRRKSRKESYSIYIYKVMKQVHPDTGISSKAMGIMNSFVNDIFERIAGEAPRLAHYNKRATISSREIQTAVRLLLPGELAKHAVSEGTKAVTKYTSSK; translated from the coding sequence atgcctgaggacaagaaagcagctcccaagaagggcgccaagaaaaccttgagtaaagcaccagccaagggcggtaagaagcggagaaagtcgaggaaggagagttactccatctacatctacaaagtgatgaagcaggttcaccccgacaccggcatctcctccaaggccatgggcatcatgaactcctttgtgaacgatattttcgagcgcatcgcgggtgaggctccccgcctggcccattacaacaagcgggcgaccatcagctcccgggagatccagaccgccgtgcgcctgctgctgcccggggaactggccaagcacgctgtgtcggaagggacaaaggcggtgaccaagtacaccagctccaagtga
- the LOC137317998 gene encoding LOW QUALITY PROTEIN: histone H2A type 2-like (The sequence of the model RefSeq protein was modified relative to this genomic sequence to represent the inferred CDS: inserted 2 bases in 1 codon; deleted 2 bases in 1 codon), which yields MSGRGKTGGKARAKAKSRSSRAGLQFPVGRVHRLLRKGNYAERVGAGAPVYLAAVLEYLTAEILELAGNAXPETTRRPASSPDTCSAIRNDEELNKLLGRVTIAQGGVLPNIQAVLLPKKTSSVSTKSK from the exons atgtctggaagaggaaaaaccggcgggaaagctcgggccaaggccaagtctcgctcatcccgggccggactgcagttccctgtgggccgtgttcacaggctcctgcgaaaggggaactatgctgaacgtgtgggtgccggagccccggtctatctggctgctgtgctcgagtatctgacggctgaaatcctcgagctggccggcaacgc gcccgagacaacaagaagacccgcatcatccccagacacctgcagc gccatccgcaacgacgaggagctcaacaagctgctgggacgggtgaccatcgctcagggcggggtgctgcctaatatccaggccgtgctgctgccgaagaaaaccagcagtgtgagcaccaagagcaagtaa
- the LOC137318007 gene encoding histone H2A-like, with the protein MSGRGKTGGKARAKAKSRSSRAGLQFPVGRVHRLLRKGNYAERVGAGAPVYLAAVLEYLTAEILELAGNAARDNKKTRIIPRHLQLAIRNDEELNKLLGRVTIAQGGVLPNIQAVLLPKKTSNVSSKSK; encoded by the coding sequence atgtctggaagaggaaaaaccggcgggaaagctcgggccaaggccaagtctcgctcatcccgggccggactgcagttccctgtgggtcgtgttcacaggctcctgcgaaaggggaactatgctgaacgtgtgggtgccggagccccggtctatctggctgctgtgctcgagtatctgacggctgaaatcctcgagctggccggcaacgcggcccgcgataataagaagacccgcatcatccccagacacctgcagctggccatccgcaacgacgaggagctcaacaagctgctgggacgggtgaccatcgctcagggcggggtgctgccgaatatccaggccgtgctgctgccgaagaaaaccagcaatgtgagctccaagagcaagtaa